The genomic region ATTCGGGCGATCGGAATGGATACGGAGAAATGGAGCAATGCGGGGAGTTCGCGGTTCAGTTGTCGGGAAAATTCAGGGATAGACGTCTTCCTACATGGACAGGAAAACAACCCTACTGCGATCGACTGCGATAGCGTTGCAATTCGGCTCTGACCCGAGCAATTTCAGCGCGTAATTCGTCGATGGTCGCTTGCAAGTCGCCTTCGGGTTCGTTGGCGAAGTTAAAGTCGCCTTCAGCAGAGTTAGCACTCCCTTGGGTCTGCGCCGCTTGCTGTTGGGCGCGTTGCATGACCTCTTCCATGAAGGCGTGCAAGCGCTCTCGTTGTTCG from Oxynema aestuarii AP17 harbors:
- a CDS encoding DUF6825 family protein produces the protein MSKPEVNAFFVGRALAQAIGEQVEKTLTQALSDLGKFDAEQRERLHAFMEEVMQRAQQQAAQTQGSANSAEGDFNFANEPEGDLQATIDELRAEIARVRAELQRYRSRSQ